The DNA window CAACTAAAGTTAGACACCGAGTGAGGTAAAACTATTTACAAAGTATAACTAGATGtgctaaaaaaaatcaaaagaaaagcATTGACCTAGTTAAAAAGTATAAATAGACTAGACtcactaaaaattattttgaaaaaatcattTCGATCAAATCATATGAACCAATAAAACATCAAGGGCTTATTTGCTATTTGGTTATTgttataaaattcaatttttatttcaaaatttaaatatcatattaacaattttattaacaattttattcatttaaataccaaaattttcctataattttatcctctctttcttaatttttatttaacaaagatttagaagaaaactaaataaaaacacATAAAACAAAGACATATTTTACTAGATGTCTTAGCTGTCTTAATCACTCAATGATGAATTTTAGTTTCAAAAATGTTAGTAAGGTCTCAATCACCCAATGGTGAATTTTAGTATAGAAAAGAATTATatcaaacatttttataaaaacatttaattgaaGTAACATTTTATAGTTTTAAGAGATTATAGTAActaataaacattatttcaaaatattataggCTTTATAGCacaatcaaaagaaaaaaaaatcaaacacataaACTAGTCTTAcaaatatcactttctatttaAGTCCCATTATCTTATCTTTGAGCAATTTAAAATTGATGTGATATTATTACATGGTTTAATATTTGCTGTCATCCAccattaaatgttatattaataaGCACTACGCAAACAAAACCCACcatgaaataattatatcttaaattgtttttcaaattattttaataaaataaaataccttaaattataataaatataaattaaaaaaaaaagcatatgTCCAACACACtcctatttttatatataatatattataattaataataatcatcGGTATTGAAAAAAAGGATCAAACATTCTTTTtcattgaaattttatttttattttttatatatatactgctaaaataaaaaaaataaaaaaaaaaagatgttgCTTCTTgtgaatcatcatcatcatctcaaatcaaaccaatctcATTTATCTCTGTTTCTCCATCATACGAACAAAGTCCTCGAAACAGACGAATCCATCTCCATTGGCATCCACTCCACTTATCATACGCATACACTCCTCTATCGTACACCGATCTCCGACAGCCGTAAGTCCGGCGAAAAGATCCTCGGCCGTGATCCGACCGTCATTATCGCCGTCAAAGAACTCAAATGCGTACCTAAGTTCCGATCGACAATTCGGTGGCTCAAAAGCCGATCCAAGAATTCTGAATTCTTCTAAACTTATACAACCATCTCCATCTAGATCTACTTCACAAAGCATAGCCGTGAGTTCTTCGTCACTTGGAGGTTCTAACACGAGCCGGTTAAAAACCGCCTCCAATTCCTCCCTCGTGATCTTTCCGTCGCCGTTTCTATCCATGTGGTTGAACGCCTGGATCAGATCGGACGAGGGTAAG is part of the Impatiens glandulifera chromosome 1, dImpGla2.1, whole genome shotgun sequence genome and encodes:
- the LOC124921087 gene encoding probable calcium-binding protein CML35; amino-acid sequence: MKFVKNLSPKNLFRSKKTSSISKSNSDPASLSYGSSSSSDASDYSTHNKSIEPGNSTPKTVLPSSDLIQAFNHMDRNGDGKITREELEAVFNRLVLEPPSDEELTAMLCEVDLDGDGCISLEEFRILGSAFEPPNCRSELRYAFEFFDGDNDGRITAEDLFAGLTAVGDRCTIEECMRMISGVDANGDGFVCFEDFVRMMEKQR